A single genomic interval of Pyrus communis chromosome 5, drPyrComm1.1, whole genome shotgun sequence harbors:
- the LOC137734613 gene encoding vacuolar protein sorting-associated protein 36-like, with protein MAGNCLQAAELTTSGRPVLLPTEIECSLLSAVDLECEDLPNFPHLKSGLLILTTHRLLWLPDSTTTIATASSSASAIPLAAITHIFAAKKSIKSMFAWPRFRFQLSVSPEGRVPDSGSGSRSVVVTVVVRGKGDLDAFLSKFWESWRGRAWEIGDEPGSSDAVSGSGSASSSGLYTREGTVRMVGVSGILRKEQEMWESTDKSLQDAFQDLNALMSKAKEMVMLAEKMRQKLLSGSTSQPNDEELGSKQEMQDWMLSVGIISPVTKESAGAQYHQQLSRQLADFVRLPLEKAGGMMNLIDIYCLFNRARGTELISPEDLLQACSLWEKFDVPVMLRKFDSGVMVIQNKSHSDEEVFARIKTLVTKPDALRTGISASDAAITLGIAPGMAKEHLLTAESKGLLCRDISPDGFRFYINLFPEFDPDDLYLVKDYGIYHTWLRAVSASG; from the exons ATGGCCGGGAACTGCCTGCAAGCCGCGGAGCTAACCACGAGCGGCCGCCCAGTCCTTCTCCCAACTGAGATCGAATGTTCCCTCCTTTCCGCCGTAGACCTCGAATGCGAAGATCTCCCCAACTTCCCTCACCTCAAATCGGGTCTCCTCATTCTCACCACCCACCGCCTCTTATGGCTTCCCGACTCCACCACCACAATAGCCACCGCCTCTTCTTCAGCCTCCGCCATCCCTCTCGCTGCCATCACCCACATCTTTGCCGCCAAAAAGTCGATCAAGTCCATGTTCGCCTGGCCCCGGTTCAGGTTCCAGCTCTCGGTTTCGCCCGAAGGCCGGGTTCCGGATTCGGGttcgggttcgaggtcggtggTTGTGACGGTGGTGGTGAGGGGGAAGGGCGATTTGGACGCGTTTTTGAGCAAATTTTGGGAGAGCTGGCGGGGTAGAGCCTGGGAGATTGGGGATGAGCCGGGCAGCTCCGATGCGGTTTCGGGTTCCGGTTCGGCGTCCAGCTCCGGGTTGTATACGAGGGAAGGGACGGTGAGGATGGTTGGAGTTTCGGGGATATTGAGGAAAGAACAGGAGATGTGGGAGAGTACCGATAAGAGCTTGCAGGACGCTTTCCAGGACTTGAATGCTCTCATG AGTAAGGCTAAAGAGATGGTGATGCTAGCAGAAAAAATGAGGCAGAAGCTTTTATCTGGCTCGACTTCGCAGCCAAATGACGAGGAATTGGGTTCCAAACAAGAGATGCAGGATTGGATGCTGAGTGTTGGTATTATATCGCCCGTTACTAAGGAGTCTGCTGGTGCTCAGTATCACCAACAATTGTCCCGTCAG TTAGCAGATTTTGTCAGGCTTCCACTTGAGAAAGCTGGAGGAATGATGAATCTCATAGACATCTACTGTCTCTTCAATCGTGCTCGCGGCACAG AACTGATCTCACCAGAGGATTTGCTGCAAGCGTGTTCTCTTTGGGAGAAGTTTGACGT CCCAGTAATGCTTCGTAAGTTTGATAGTGGAGTCATGGTCATCCAGAATAAGTCCCACAGTGACGAAGAG gTTTTTGCTAGAATCAAGACCCTTGTAACAAAGCCTGATGCTCTTCGAACTGGGATAAGTGCTAGTGATGCTGCAATTACATTAGGTATTGCACCAGGCATGGCCAAGGAGCATCTTCTTACTGCTGAAAGCAAAG GTTTGCTGTGCAGAGATATTAGCCCTGATGGCTTTCGCTTTTATATCAACCTGTTTCCAGAATTCGATCCAGATGACTTGTACCT AGTGAAAGACTATGGAATCTATCACACATGGTTGAGGGCGGTGTCTGCTTCTGGATGA